A single Euwallacea similis isolate ESF13 chromosome 1, ESF131.1, whole genome shotgun sequence DNA region contains:
- the LOC136408007 gene encoding cardioacceleratory peptide receptor-like isoform X1 encodes MVLMYLKNCSRAFEELTDFKDCNENCSCIKATQSVFKSDNGSAIDSFYLYEVEHFTVLWVLFIVIVIGNSGVLYTHFIGRPRKSRMKFFIAHLAFADLTVGLISVLTDIVWRMTVTWYAGDTWCRFIKFSQALVTYASTYVLVSLSIDRYDAIRHPMKFSGSCKYNFQRSRFILAAIIVLFSQGNCCFISGKRAKILIILAWAVSAVFSVPMLFLYQEKIVQDQPQCWIEFREQWHWQLYMVLISLALFVIPTIIITACYAVMIKTIWTKSTVQFPAARGRRGTINERIGSDGDRRASSRGLIPRAKVKTIKITFVIVSVFIVCWSPYIIFDLLQVFGYIPPTQTNTAIASFIQSLAPLNSAANPIIYCIFSTHMCKFLRNVAPFKWCKIQKRRKSRSSTTKSSTISEVLTNNTAKRRSDMVTSINKAHTAIVVALVHEKT; translated from the exons ATGGTTCTaatgtatctcaaaaactgttccAGAGCTTTCGAAGAGCTGACCGACTTTAAGGACTGCAACGAAAACTGTTCTTGTATAAAGGCGACGCAAAGCGTGTTCAAGAGCGACAATGGGTCTGCCATAGACTCGTTTTACTTGTATGAG gtagAACACTTCACTGTCCTCTGGGTGCTCTTCATAGTGATAGTGATCGGTAACAGCGGCGTCCTGTACACGCATTTCATAGGCCGTCCCCGGAAAAGTCGAATGAAATTCTTCATCGCCCATTTGGCTTTTGCTG atttaaCTGTCGGCCTCATCAGTGTGTTGACAGATATAGTGTGGCGTATGACAGTGACCTGGTATGCCGGAGATACCTGGTGTCgcttcattaaattttctcaG GCTCTAGTGACTTACGCCTCAACGTACGTCTTAGTATCATTGAGCATCGACCGCTATGACGCAATCAGGCATCCCATGAAGTTCTCTGGAAGCTGTAAGTACAATTTCCAGCGAAGCAGATTCATTCTTGCTGCAATTATTGTACTATTTTCTCAAGGAAACTGCTGTTTTATTTCAGGGAAAAGAGCAAAAATTCTGATTATCCTAGCGTGGGCCGTGAGCGCCGTATTTTCCGTTCCAATGCTCTTCTTGTATCAAGAAAAGATCGTTCAGG ATCAACCCCAATGTTGGATAGAGTTCAGGGAGCAGTGGCATTGGCAACTCTATATGGTGCTCATTTCTTTGGCCCTTTTCGTCATTCCGACCATCATCATCACTGCTTGCTATGCGGTCATGATTAAGACCATTTGGACTAAGAGTACGGTGCAGTTTCCTGCTGCAAGGGGACGTAGAGGGACCATAAACGAACGCATTG GCTCAGATGGGGACAGAAGAGCCTCATCTAGGGGACTGATACCCAGAGCGAAGGTGAAAACTATTAAGATAACTTTTGTGATTGTGTCAG ttttcatCGTGTGTTGGAGCCCCTACATCATCTTCGATCTTCTGCAAGTATTTGGCTACATACCACCCACCCAAACCAACACAGCCATTGCCTCATTCATCCAGAGTTTGGCGCCTCTAAATTCAGCCGCCAATCCCATCATTTACTGCATATTTTCTACGCACATGTGCAAATTCCTTAG AAACGTCGCCCCCTTTAAATGGTGCAAGATACAGAAGAGAAGGAAGTCGAGGAGCTCCACGACGAAGAGCAGCACCATTTCGGAGGTGCTCACCAATAACACAGCCAAGAGGAGGTCGGACATGGTCACGTCCATTAATAAGGCCCATACAGCCATTGTGGTCGCTTTAGTACACGAAAAGACGTAG
- the LOC136409268 gene encoding probable methylthioribulose-1-phosphate dehydratase: MSVKSEETSLDHPEHPRNLIPELCKQFYHLGWVTGTGGGISIKDGNKIYIAPSGVQKERIKPDDLFVQNIQGEDLELPDPEKKLKKSQCTPLFMCAYTMRNAGAVIHTHSKYALMATILFPGKEFKCTHLEMIKGIKNQQLGRNFRFDEELVVPIIENTPFEEDLTDRLEQAIKDYPHTCAVLVRRHGVYVWGDTWQQAKCMSECYDYLFDIVLQFKQFGIDHTLTPEQYELKYQQNGKA, translated from the exons ATGAGCGTAAAATCTGAAGAAACATCACTAGACCATCCAGAACACCCCAGGAATTTAATTCCAGAACTTTGCAAACAATTTTACCATCTGGGATGGGTTACAGGCACAG GAGGAGGAATTAGCATCAAAGATGGCAACAAAATCTACATAGCTCCCTCTGGGGTACAAAAAGAACGAATAAAACCTGATGATCTCTTCGTTCAAAACATACAAg GTGAAGATTTGGAACTTCCCgatccagaaaaaaaactaaaaaaaagccAATGCACTCCTTTATTTATGTGCGCCTATACAATGAGGAATGCTGGAGCTGTGATCCATACTCACTCTAAATACGCCCTTATGGCAACCATACTTTTCCCAGGAAAAGAATTCAAGTGTACCCACTTGGAGATGATTAAAG GCATAAAGAACCAACAGTTGGGcagaaattttcgatttgACGAAGAATTGGTAGTCCCGATCATAGAAAATACCCCATTTGAAGAAGATTTAACAGACCGACTGGAGCAGGCTATTAAAGATTACCCTCACACTTGCGCAGTTTTAGTGAGGAGGCACGGG gtatatGTGTGGGGGGATACTTGGCAGCAAGCCAAATGTATGTCTGAGTGCTATGactatttatttgatatagTACTGCAGTTTAAGCAATTTGGAATTGATCACACTTTGACTCCTGAGCAGTATGAGCTCAAATATCAGCAAAATGGAAAGGCATAA
- the LOC136408007 gene encoding cardioacceleratory peptide receptor-like isoform X2, producing the protein MVLMYLKNCSRAFEELTDFKDCNENCSCIKATQSVFKSDNGSAIDSFYLYEVEHFTVLWVLFIVIVIGNSGVLYTHFIGRPRKSRMKFFIAHLAFADLTVGLISVLTDIVWRMTVTWYAGDTWCRFIKFSQALVTYASTYVLVSLSIDRYDAIRHPMKFSGSWKRAKILIILAWAVSAVFSVPMLFLYQEKIVQDQPQCWIEFREQWHWQLYMVLISLALFVIPTIIITACYAVMIKTIWTKSTVQFPAARGRRGTINERIGSDGDRRASSRGLIPRAKVKTIKITFVIVSVFIVCWSPYIIFDLLQVFGYIPPTQTNTAIASFIQSLAPLNSAANPIIYCIFSTHMCKFLRNVAPFKWCKIQKRRKSRSSTTKSSTISEVLTNNTAKRRSDMVTSINKAHTAIVVALVHEKT; encoded by the exons ATGGTTCTaatgtatctcaaaaactgttccAGAGCTTTCGAAGAGCTGACCGACTTTAAGGACTGCAACGAAAACTGTTCTTGTATAAAGGCGACGCAAAGCGTGTTCAAGAGCGACAATGGGTCTGCCATAGACTCGTTTTACTTGTATGAG gtagAACACTTCACTGTCCTCTGGGTGCTCTTCATAGTGATAGTGATCGGTAACAGCGGCGTCCTGTACACGCATTTCATAGGCCGTCCCCGGAAAAGTCGAATGAAATTCTTCATCGCCCATTTGGCTTTTGCTG atttaaCTGTCGGCCTCATCAGTGTGTTGACAGATATAGTGTGGCGTATGACAGTGACCTGGTATGCCGGAGATACCTGGTGTCgcttcattaaattttctcaG GCTCTAGTGACTTACGCCTCAACGTACGTCTTAGTATCATTGAGCATCGACCGCTATGACGCAATCAGGCATCCCATGAAGTTCTCTGGAAGCT GGAAAAGAGCAAAAATTCTGATTATCCTAGCGTGGGCCGTGAGCGCCGTATTTTCCGTTCCAATGCTCTTCTTGTATCAAGAAAAGATCGTTCAGG ATCAACCCCAATGTTGGATAGAGTTCAGGGAGCAGTGGCATTGGCAACTCTATATGGTGCTCATTTCTTTGGCCCTTTTCGTCATTCCGACCATCATCATCACTGCTTGCTATGCGGTCATGATTAAGACCATTTGGACTAAGAGTACGGTGCAGTTTCCTGCTGCAAGGGGACGTAGAGGGACCATAAACGAACGCATTG GCTCAGATGGGGACAGAAGAGCCTCATCTAGGGGACTGATACCCAGAGCGAAGGTGAAAACTATTAAGATAACTTTTGTGATTGTGTCAG ttttcatCGTGTGTTGGAGCCCCTACATCATCTTCGATCTTCTGCAAGTATTTGGCTACATACCACCCACCCAAACCAACACAGCCATTGCCTCATTCATCCAGAGTTTGGCGCCTCTAAATTCAGCCGCCAATCCCATCATTTACTGCATATTTTCTACGCACATGTGCAAATTCCTTAG AAACGTCGCCCCCTTTAAATGGTGCAAGATACAGAAGAGAAGGAAGTCGAGGAGCTCCACGACGAAGAGCAGCACCATTTCGGAGGTGCTCACCAATAACACAGCCAAGAGGAGGTCGGACATGGTCACGTCCATTAATAAGGCCCATACAGCCATTGTGGTCGCTTTAGTACACGAAAAGACGTAG
- the Usp30 gene encoding ubiquitin carboxyl-terminal hydrolase 30 homolog — translation MESEKILVAAGLTAAAVVGAFVFWGPSTGSGSRKGRLAGLVNLGRTCFLNAILHALAACPHFVQWLEKDSSRVTSLRCTLATVLSVVNGTNKSVKDSFAPAAVINALKRLGWVIPAGEQDAHELLNVILTTLDEETQKMSRKAGCLSDALGMNEIEDIDDNESELSSMGSVMSLNEICRSTGALSFRNSGIRRNRWISRSCRALQMSGPPLQPSGHPFTGTLTSQLRCTDCGYKTAVRYDKFESLSLPLPNGAGDLGWGRHKLHQLLTNFVTPEVVQDVHCEGCNRERDPADHPVLSRQIKILNFGKLPICLCIHISRNTWSPNGMSKRQDYIQFPMRLSMSAYTFIQAHYQKKVPGTYMSTSEGGSPLSSSTPLCWSGATLSEMSNELRNVYQLAAVVVHTGDAHSGHFVTYRRGHQNNRWFYTSDVEIKEVSVDEVLQSTAYLLFYEKSSLMGGF, via the exons ATGGAATCAGAGAAAATACTTGTAGCAGCAGGCCTCACTGCTGCTGCTGTAGTAGGGGCGTTTGTTTTTTGGGGTCCTTCAACCGGCTCTGGGAGCCGAAAAGGCCGCCTGGCAGGCTTAGTCAATTTAGGCAGAAcctgttttttaaatgcaattcTCCATGCTTTAGCTGCCTGCCCACATTTTGTGCAATGGCTCGAAAAGGACTCTTCCAGGGTCACCAGCTTAAGGTGCACGTTAGCCACAGTATTATCAG TTGTGAATGGTACCAACAAGTCTGTTAAGGACAGTTTTGCCCCTGCAGCTGTTATTAATGCCCTGAAAAGATTGGGCTGGGTTATACCTGCAGGGGAACAAGATGCTCATGAgcttttaaatgtaattttaaccACTTTAGATGAGGAAACGCAAAAGATGAGTAGAAAGGCTGG GTGTCTTTCAGATGCCCTTGGTATGAATGAAATAGAAGATATTGATGATAATGAATCAGAACTTAGTTCTATGGGCAGTGTGATGTCTCTGAATGAGATATGTAGATCTACTGGGGCTCTAAGTTTTCGGAATTCAGGGATTAGGAGAAATAGATGGATTTCTAG GTCCTGCCGAGCTTTGCAGATGTCTGGGCCCCCACTTCAACCATCAGGGCATCCCTTCACTGGGACTTTAACTAGTCAGCTACGGTGCACTGATTGTGGTTATAAG ACTGCAGTTCGCTATGACAAGTTTGAAAGCCTCTCCTTGCCTCTACCCAACGGGGCGGGCGATTTAGGATGGGGGCGTCACAAATTGCACCAGCTTCTAACCAATTTTGTGACCCCTGAGGTGGTGCAGGATGTGCATTGCGAGGGCTGCAATAGAGAGCGGGATCCTGCGGATCACCCCGTTTTGTCtagacaaattaaaattctcaattttggAAAG TTGCCAATATGCTTGTGTATTCATATCTCGCGAAATACATGGTCGCCCAATGGGATGTCCAAGAGGCAGGATTATATTCAATTTCCCATGAGATTATCCATGTCTGCATATACATTTATTCAGGCTCATTATCAGAAGAAAGTGCCAGGG ACTTATATGAGTACAAGTGAGGGAGGGAGCCCTCTTTCCAGTAGTACTCCCTTGTGCTGGAGTGGAGCGACTCTCAGTGAAATGAGCAATGaattaagaaatgtttatCAATTGGCTGCGGTAGTGGTTCACACTGGAGATGCTCATTCTGGGCATTTTGTAACCTACAGAAGGGGTCATCAGAATAATCG TTGGTTTTATACCTCTGACGTTGAGATTAAGGAGGTTTCAGTAGACGAAGTCCTTCAAAGTACTGCTTATTTGTTGTTCTATGAAAAATCTTCCCTGATGGGCGgcttttaa
- the LOC136413476 gene encoding protein LLP homolog → MAKSLRSKWRRKCRAVKRVRYGAKELERLKKTLANDPLTKKNSNEVKDLIEGIEEIANVITPKEIEENNQESQEESTLMDMDEIRKEFNPKTLRDKNGAYPVWVHPRKIKGGKKKNKKMKKKVSKLKPKILSGLFVTFPKT, encoded by the exons ATGGCCAAAAGTCTGAGAAGTAAATGGAGACGCAAGTGCAGGGCTGTGAAAAGAGTCCGTTACGGGGCAAAGGAACTGGAACGTCTGAAGAAAACTTTGGCAAACGATCCTTTAACTAAAAAGAATAGCAACGAAGTGAAAGACCTCATAGAAGGAATAGAGGAGATTGCCAATGTAATTACTCcaaaggaaattgaagaaaataatcaaGAATCGCAGGAAGAATCAACTCTAATGGACATGGATGAAATTAGAAAGGAGTTCAACCCTAAAACGCTGAGAGATAAGAATGGAGCTTATCCAGTATGGGTACATCCTAGGAAGATTAAAGGTgggaagaagaaaaataaaaaaatgaagaaaaaagtcTCAAAGTTGAAGCCGAAAA TTCTGAGTGGCCTTTTTGTTACATTTCCAAAAACATAG